One part of the Actinotignum schaalii genome encodes these proteins:
- the malQ gene encoding 4-alpha-glucanotransferase has protein sequence MAGSPPQDMLNRIADAYGVATHYWSFAGEYVTVDADTLVAVLAAMGIDTSTPEAAQAALDTVDSREWRHVLPATTVVREGNEQIIRVHVPHGAAVALTYELEDGAELPAVQAEDFELPRLIDGAMIGRAAFIIPGNLPLGYHTVRAKVTPPAAGEEAATWHSGALIVVPARLPAPAEKGVAGWGVMSQLYSVRSRDSWGTGDTADLAELGSLFGGLGAQFVLINPLHAAEPCGQLTNSPYLPTSRRFFNPLYIRPEDIREVAYMDSGKRSMVTWAGQAPKESSLHNTLLDRSACWEAKRSALEVIYREPRSHARQADFDAFRAAEGQGLEDFAFWCAMFERYGKHFPVECERPDTLAARRERTELSERIDFYCWCQWVMDQQLEAAQKVARDAGMGIGAVHDLAVGVQACGADAWANPDAFASGVSVGSPPDMYNQLGQDWSPPPFNPVELDRQHYAPVRDMARTVMRHAGALRIDHVMGFFRLWWIPAGNKPVDGTYVYYNHEALIGVLMLEAARSGTFLIGEDLGNVEPWVRDFLTERGIFGTSVMLFEKEGEAFRAPEHYRSASLVTVDTHDLPPLAGYLAGEHVDLRASLDILVEPVEQVREEARRERSVLIDTLCGCGLLESHDPTERELIEAMHCYIARTPAQLQAIALVDAVGERRTQNQPGTDTEYPNWKIPLADGTEKVVLTEDLGEHPRLRSLIAAYTAEYERCHPRS, from the coding sequence ATGGCGGGTTCACCACCGCAAGATATGCTCAACCGCATCGCTGATGCGTACGGAGTGGCAACGCATTATTGGAGTTTCGCGGGCGAATACGTGACGGTGGATGCCGATACGCTCGTCGCGGTGCTCGCGGCCATGGGGATTGACACCTCCACTCCGGAAGCGGCGCAGGCGGCGCTAGACACGGTCGATAGCCGCGAATGGCGCCACGTGTTGCCCGCCACCACGGTGGTGCGCGAAGGCAATGAGCAGATCATCCGCGTGCACGTACCGCACGGTGCCGCCGTGGCCCTCACCTACGAACTGGAAGACGGCGCGGAACTACCCGCCGTGCAGGCCGAAGATTTTGAACTGCCGCGCCTCATCGACGGCGCCATGATCGGCCGCGCCGCCTTCATCATCCCGGGCAACCTGCCGCTCGGCTACCACACGGTGCGCGCCAAGGTCACCCCGCCAGCCGCGGGGGAGGAGGCCGCCACCTGGCATAGCGGGGCCCTCATCGTGGTGCCCGCGCGCCTGCCCGCCCCGGCAGAAAAAGGCGTGGCCGGCTGGGGCGTGATGAGCCAGCTCTACTCGGTGCGCTCGCGCGACTCCTGGGGAACGGGGGACACCGCGGACCTGGCCGAACTCGGCTCGCTCTTCGGCGGGCTGGGGGCGCAATTCGTGCTTATTAACCCGCTGCACGCTGCTGAGCCGTGCGGGCAGCTCACGAACTCGCCGTATTTGCCGACGTCGCGCCGCTTCTTCAACCCCCTCTACATCCGCCCGGAGGACATCCGCGAAGTGGCCTATATGGACTCCGGCAAGCGCTCCATGGTCACGTGGGCGGGGCAGGCCCCCAAGGAATCCTCGCTGCACAATACCCTGCTGGATCGCAGCGCCTGCTGGGAAGCCAAACGCAGCGCCCTCGAAGTGATTTACCGCGAACCGCGCAGCCACGCCCGCCAGGCCGATTTCGACGCGTTCCGCGCCGCCGAAGGCCAGGGCCTGGAAGATTTCGCGTTCTGGTGCGCGATGTTTGAGCGTTACGGCAAGCATTTCCCGGTCGAATGCGAGCGCCCCGATACCCTAGCGGCGCGCCGTGAACGCACTGAGCTGAGCGAACGCATCGACTTCTACTGCTGGTGCCAGTGGGTCATGGACCAGCAACTGGAAGCCGCACAGAAAGTGGCGCGCGATGCCGGCATGGGCATCGGCGCGGTGCACGACCTCGCGGTGGGGGTGCAGGCCTGCGGCGCGGACGCCTGGGCCAACCCGGATGCCTTCGCCAGCGGCGTGAGCGTGGGCTCCCCGCCCGATATGTACAACCAGCTCGGCCAAGACTGGTCCCCGCCGCCCTTCAACCCGGTGGAGCTCGACCGCCAGCACTACGCACCGGTGCGCGATATGGCCCGCACCGTTATGCGCCATGCCGGCGCGCTGCGCATCGACCATGTGATGGGATTCTTCCGGCTGTGGTGGATCCCGGCGGGCAATAAGCCGGTGGACGGCACCTACGTCTACTACAATCACGAAGCCCTCATCGGCGTGCTCATGCTGGAAGCGGCGCGCTCGGGCACCTTCCTCATTGGGGAGGATCTGGGCAACGTGGAACCCTGGGTGCGTGACTTCCTGACCGAACGGGGCATTTTCGGCACTTCCGTCATGCTCTTCGAAAAGGAAGGGGAAGCCTTCCGCGCCCCCGAACACTACCGCAGTGCCTCCCTGGTCACGGTGGACACCCACGACCTGCCCCCGCTGGCCGGCTACCTCGCCGGCGAACACGTGGACCTGCGCGCCTCCCTGGATATCCTGGTGGAGCCCGTGGAGCAGGTGCGCGAAGAAGCCCGCCGTGAACGCAGCGTGCTTATTGACACCCTGTGCGGCTGCGGCCTGCTGGAGAGCCACGACCCCACGGAGCGCGAGCTCATCGAGGCGATGCACTGCTATATCGCCCGCACCCCCGCCCAGCTCCAGGCCATCGCCCTGGTGGACGCAGTGGGCGAGCGGCGCACCCAAAACCAGCCCGGGACCGATACCGAATACCCGAATTGGAAGATCCCGCTGGCCGACGGCACCGAAAAGGTGGTCCTCACCGAGGACCTGGGCGAGCACCCCCGGCTGCGTTCCCTCATCGCCGCGTACACGGCGGAATACGAGCGCTGCCACCCGCGGAGCTAA
- a CDS encoding sugar porter family MFS transporter, with protein sequence MKKHLVPFSATAASLGGFLFGFDTAVISGTTAALQDKWDLSAGQLGFTVSCALIGTIIGALFGGIPADKWGRRPVLKGVAALYLITSVCVAVANSWVFFLIFRMLGGIAVGASSVIAPLYTAEISPAARRGKLVATVQLNIVIGIVVSYFSNYIIVKMMPVELGWRWMLGIQAVPSLIFLAVCYFIPESPRWLYTRGRDSESLRVMEDLWGKNEAAQVMANMHNAAPHAAATEPFFSKRTARPITMAILIAFFSQFAGTNAVLYYAPSLLQSAGIAGDAAFASSILVGLTNLAFTLLGRSLVDKVGRRPLVTLGAGIDLVALLAIAGIFYFNGSELSTTTGIIVLVLIIVFIAALAVGIGSVLWVFISEIFPPAHRANGQAVGSAAHWVSAAIISGTFPVMFQASMTFTFLFYAACMLGAVIWSRTMMPETKGTLLEDV encoded by the coding sequence ATGAAAAAACACCTCGTACCATTTTCGGCCACCGCCGCATCACTCGGTGGCTTCCTCTTCGGTTTCGACACCGCGGTCATTTCCGGAACCACGGCAGCCCTCCAAGACAAATGGGACCTGAGCGCCGGGCAACTGGGCTTCACGGTCTCCTGCGCCCTCATCGGCACCATTATCGGGGCGCTCTTCGGCGGCATCCCGGCCGATAAGTGGGGCCGGCGTCCCGTCCTCAAAGGCGTGGCCGCCCTCTACCTCATCACCTCTGTATGCGTGGCGGTCGCCAATAGCTGGGTCTTCTTCCTCATCTTCCGCATGCTCGGCGGGATCGCGGTGGGGGCCTCCTCGGTGATCGCCCCGCTGTATACGGCGGAGATATCGCCTGCCGCACGGCGCGGAAAACTGGTGGCCACGGTGCAGCTCAATATCGTGATCGGCATTGTGGTGTCCTACTTCTCCAATTACATCATCGTCAAGATGATGCCAGTGGAACTGGGCTGGCGCTGGATGCTCGGCATCCAGGCAGTGCCCTCCCTCATTTTCCTCGCGGTGTGCTACTTCATCCCGGAAAGCCCGCGCTGGCTCTACACCCGCGGGCGCGATAGCGAATCGCTGCGCGTCATGGAAGACCTGTGGGGCAAGAACGAAGCCGCCCAGGTCATGGCAAATATGCATAACGCCGCCCCGCACGCCGCGGCAACGGAGCCCTTCTTCTCCAAGCGCACCGCCCGCCCCATCACCATGGCGATCCTCATCGCCTTCTTCTCCCAATTCGCGGGCACCAACGCGGTGCTCTACTACGCACCGTCCTTGCTCCAGTCCGCCGGCATCGCCGGCGACGCCGCCTTCGCCTCCTCCATCCTGGTGGGCCTGACCAACCTGGCCTTCACCCTGCTGGGCCGCTCCCTCGTGGACAAGGTGGGGCGCCGTCCGCTGGTGACCCTGGGCGCCGGCATTGACCTGGTGGCGCTGCTCGCCATCGCCGGAATCTTCTATTTCAACGGCTCGGAGCTGTCCACCACCACCGGCATTATTGTGCTGGTGCTCATCATCGTGTTCATCGCGGCGCTCGCGGTGGGTATCGGTTCGGTGCTGTGGGTCTTCATCTCGGAGATCTTCCCGCCCGCCCACCGTGCCAACGGCCAGGCTGTTGGTTCGGCCGCCCACTGGGTCTCCGCCGCGATCATCTCCGGCACCTTCCCGGTGATGTTCCAAGCCTCGATGACCTTCACCTTCCTCTTCTACGCTGCGTGCATGCTCGGCGCGGTCATCTGGTCGCGGACTATGATGCCGGAGACGAAGGGAACTCTTCTCGAGGACGTGTAG
- a CDS encoding MFS transporter: MKKRSAGLVIAIAVIILELIGGMQTYLNQLILPILAKDLHAQNLYGVIMGVSAIASMAGLPVGAALMNRMRLPRLLMGATVFLVLGACTSAAAPHISVYLLGAAIRGLAGSTLAMTSIGAVALGLSGRARRLTLAFSSASWVVSSVVGPTYAAWATHLLSWRWAMLLYLPLLLVARFVIALNLQTEGERKESPFSYTALLLIVAGVGITIIPASGPLKIVLMIIGAAVLGRVAVLLMPQGTFTQKTPRRAALAGMLFLTGGYFAGNELVSLTAHDLYQAGPDALGIIIMGGGLGWAVVGVVCGIKPAASRRGYRLRVIFGLGFIALAALFFAAWIFSGWRPASATPVFCIAWSLAGIGMGIAYLDTLNIFFDDPDEPDGITIEEMASSAVIVESLASTMFIPLTTSIVALAFVSGEGISALPYGITWLLIAGVTIISFMYLRHAYPARMA, from the coding sequence ATGAAAAAACGAAGCGCCGGGCTGGTCATCGCTATTGCCGTCATTATCCTCGAACTTATCGGGGGAATGCAGACCTACCTTAACCAGCTGATTTTGCCGATCCTGGCCAAAGACCTGCACGCGCAAAATCTCTACGGCGTGATTATGGGAGTATCCGCGATTGCTTCCATGGCGGGGCTGCCCGTCGGTGCGGCGCTCATGAATCGGATGCGGCTGCCGCGCCTCCTCATGGGTGCCACCGTGTTCCTGGTGCTGGGTGCGTGCACCAGTGCCGCAGCGCCACATATCTCGGTCTATCTTCTCGGTGCCGCGATCCGGGGCCTGGCCGGCTCCACCCTGGCCATGACCTCCATCGGTGCGGTGGCACTGGGGCTATCCGGGCGCGCTCGGCGCCTCACCCTAGCTTTTTCCTCCGCCAGCTGGGTGGTCTCCTCCGTGGTGGGACCCACCTACGCCGCGTGGGCAACGCACCTGCTCTCCTGGCGCTGGGCCATGCTCCTCTACCTGCCGCTACTTCTGGTAGCCCGCTTCGTTATCGCCCTCAATCTGCAAACCGAAGGGGAACGCAAAGAATCGCCCTTCTCCTACACGGCGCTCCTCCTCATCGTGGCGGGTGTGGGAATAACAATTATCCCGGCATCCGGCCCGCTCAAGATCGTGCTCATGATCATCGGGGCGGCGGTGCTTGGCCGCGTGGCCGTGCTCCTCATGCCGCAGGGCACCTTCACGCAAAAAACACCCCGCCGCGCCGCCCTGGCCGGCATGCTCTTCCTAACCGGTGGTTATTTTGCGGGAAATGAACTCGTTTCCCTCACCGCGCACGACCTCTACCAGGCTGGCCCGGACGCCCTGGGCATCATCATTATGGGCGGCGGCCTCGGCTGGGCAGTTGTGGGCGTGGTCTGCGGCATCAAGCCGGCCGCGTCTCGGCGCGGGTATCGGCTCCGTGTTATTTTTGGCCTCGGTTTCATCGCGCTCGCGGCACTTTTCTTCGCGGCCTGGATTTTCTCCGGATGGCGCCCCGCATCGGCTACCCCCGTATTCTGCATCGCGTGGAGCCTTGCCGGGATCGGAATGGGCATCGCCTACCTGGACACCCTCAATATTTTCTTCGACGACCCGGACGAACCCGACGGCATCACCATCGAAGAAATGGCCAGCTCTGCCGTAATCGTGGAATCCCTGGCATCCACAATGTTCATCCCGCTCACCACCTCCATCGTGGCCCTGGCTTTCGTATCGGGCGAGGGAATTTCTGCGCTGCCCTACGGAATAACGTGGCTGCTTATCGCGGGTGTAACGATTATTTCCTTTATGTATCTTCGGCACGCCTATCCTGCGCGCATGGCATAA
- a CDS encoding SulP family inorganic anion transporter, with protein MPAFITHLRSLLPCAADLRATKKYWRQDIAAGITVGIVALPLALAFAISSGLSAEAGLITAIVAGIIAAIFGGSNYQISGPTGAMAVILAPIIAAHGARVVPLLCLMAGGLILLAGVLGLGRAVSLIPWPVIEGFTAGIAAILFFQQVPNIIGVEARAGLSTLPAAFDALTRITPATALTTGLLCLAAIIIIAACTKISKKLPGSLIAVLVVSLAAWAADLTVPTIGTIPSALPAPVVPEISVSLLSALAPGALAVAALAGIESLISARIAAGMVRGGSYSPDRELVGQGLASVGCGLFGGMPATGAIVRTAVNVRSGGRSRLAALIHSLVLIAVVYLASAAVSAIPLSVLAGVLVVTCYRMINPDTVRQVMRSNRSDASVFVITAIITVGLDIIWAITVGIIISGILVLRRMANRSGIFREDLPSDPKIAILRVDGTMFFGVGDRIEREIPRLAGVDVVILRLSRVGIVDATGVRALAQVVDRLVDAGNTVLVKGLPKQVQEMAQRMELGQLSIGDYLFADMDGAMAQARRIVAANGSATATGRFRAVEE; from the coding sequence GTGCCCGCTTTTATCACGCATCTGCGTTCCCTGCTGCCCTGCGCCGCTGATCTGCGCGCCACCAAAAAATATTGGCGCCAAGATATTGCCGCGGGCATCACGGTGGGAATCGTGGCCCTCCCTCTCGCACTGGCTTTCGCTATTTCCAGCGGTCTGAGCGCGGAGGCCGGCCTCATCACCGCCATCGTGGCGGGAATTATCGCGGCAATCTTCGGCGGCTCCAATTACCAAATCTCCGGACCCACCGGCGCCATGGCGGTCATCTTGGCACCTATCATCGCCGCGCACGGTGCGCGAGTGGTGCCGCTCCTGTGCCTCATGGCGGGAGGCCTCATCCTCCTAGCCGGAGTGCTGGGCCTGGGGCGCGCCGTCTCCCTCATCCCCTGGCCGGTGATCGAAGGTTTCACGGCGGGCATCGCCGCCATTCTTTTCTTCCAGCAGGTCCCGAATATTATCGGCGTGGAGGCGCGCGCCGGGCTGAGCACCCTCCCGGCAGCATTCGACGCCCTCACCCGCATTACTCCCGCAACGGCGCTCACCACGGGGCTGCTCTGCCTGGCCGCCATTATCATTATTGCGGCGTGCACGAAAATCTCGAAGAAGCTCCCCGGTTCCCTCATCGCGGTACTGGTGGTGAGCCTGGCCGCCTGGGCCGCCGACCTCACGGTGCCCACCATCGGCACCATCCCCTCCGCTCTCCCCGCCCCGGTCGTCCCGGAAATCTCGGTGAGCCTCCTCAGCGCCCTGGCGCCGGGCGCGCTCGCGGTGGCAGCCCTGGCGGGCATCGAGTCGCTCATCTCCGCTCGGATCGCGGCGGGGATGGTGCGCGGCGGCAGCTATTCTCCGGATCGGGAGCTGGTGGGCCAGGGCCTGGCTTCGGTGGGCTGCGGGCTTTTCGGCGGCATGCCCGCCACCGGCGCCATTGTCCGCACCGCCGTGAATGTGCGTTCGGGTGGGCGTTCGCGCCTGGCCGCCCTCATCCATTCCCTGGTGCTCATCGCGGTGGTGTATCTGGCCTCCGCCGCGGTTTCGGCCATTCCGCTCTCGGTTCTTGCCGGCGTGCTGGTGGTGACCTGCTACCGCATGATTAATCCGGATACGGTACGCCAGGTAATGCGTTCCAACCGCTCGGACGCCTCTGTTTTCGTGATCACGGCGATTATTACGGTGGGTCTGGATATTATTTGGGCGATCACCGTGGGAATTATTATTTCCGGGATTCTGGTGTTGCGGCGCATGGCGAACCGTTCGGGTATTTTCCGCGAAGATCTCCCCTCCGATCCGAAAATTGCTATTTTGCGGGTGGACGGCACGATGTTTTTCGGCGTGGGCGACCGCATCGAGCGCGAAATTCCCCGCCTGGCGGGCGTGGACGTGGTAATTTTGCGCCTCTCCCGCGTCGGAATCGTGGACGCCACCGGGGTGCGAGCCCTGGCGCAGGTGGTGGACCGCCTGGTCGATGCCGGCAATACCGTGTTGGTCAAGGGCCTCCCCAAGCAGGTGCAGGAGATGGCCCAGCGCATGGAACTGGGCCAACTCAGCATCGGCGATTATCTTTTCGCGGATATGGACGGCGCGATGGCGCAGGCCCGCCGCATCGTGGCCGCAAATGGCAGCGCCACTGCCACCGGCCGTTTCCGCGCGGTGGAAGAATAG